From a single Pseudomonas cremoricolorata genomic region:
- a CDS encoding DUF2599 domain-containing protein — protein MRNHVSAIVLLTALSPAVTAQPLIPALDPHATVERINRNYNTLDNACREPDTGAPRGHYYCSGVTLRMVDDGPFNPWDYSEFAKKTGATSYSWIRRDLSINGLVRPAGFILRTPRDAHALGLPVMETGFMCIYSFDGFTGPERRWHGCGGYNQPLPTDNQAKSATVPANRNQALAWGSCDSLGIDTANQWRQNYRFVRTDMNRIQVTQCSWNVEQASDWDAMIDTHQNPNVRNDHFARRELSNEMMLRNASEDGDGSARLPYIDAFVWDVNSTYVAPTRGDVKRPTPVVGLEPARNFQRKLYAQGYAVPILRLDFKKPASQRFSYAPEDQVIAIGDQPAAPRQYVQSADWALRLDPGTGRQEWTLTVVPSAQGQAIQASNPQALYDELRALRGSDAQWQESEREPGSMRQQLSCLIDNYPANKVWNLEPFRPLVSPAEAARAGCNPFIAPSSPLIASSAWSQFTDSASGQPVWGLRVVPTQAGRSASNEALYAELERLRGTDREWQEGGPGSMRIQLACLQNNYRNKADWNLEPYRPAVTAAQAKAQGCNPT, from the coding sequence ATGCGCAATCACGTCTCTGCCATCGTGCTGCTGACCGCGTTGTCGCCCGCCGTCACAGCCCAGCCGCTTATCCCCGCTCTCGACCCCCACGCCACGGTCGAGCGGATCAACCGCAACTACAACACCCTCGACAATGCCTGTCGTGAACCGGACACCGGCGCGCCGCGCGGCCACTACTATTGCAGCGGCGTGACCTTGCGCATGGTCGATGACGGGCCATTCAACCCTTGGGACTATAGCGAGTTCGCCAAGAAAACCGGCGCTACGTCCTACAGTTGGATACGCCGCGACCTTAGCATCAACGGCCTGGTGCGCCCGGCCGGATTCATACTGCGCACCCCCCGGGACGCACACGCGCTGGGCCTCCCAGTGATGGAAACCGGCTTCATGTGCATCTATTCGTTCGACGGCTTCACCGGTCCCGAGCGGCGCTGGCATGGCTGCGGTGGCTACAACCAGCCGCTGCCCACTGACAATCAGGCCAAGTCGGCCACCGTGCCGGCCAACCGCAATCAGGCGCTGGCCTGGGGCAGTTGCGACAGCCTCGGGATCGACACGGCCAACCAATGGCGACAGAACTACCGCTTCGTGCGCACCGACATGAACCGCATCCAGGTGACGCAATGCTCATGGAACGTCGAGCAGGCCAGTGACTGGGACGCAATGATCGATACCCACCAGAACCCCAACGTGCGCAACGACCACTTCGCTCGCCGCGAGCTGAGCAACGAGATGATGCTGCGCAATGCCAGCGAGGACGGCGACGGCAGCGCGCGCCTGCCCTACATCGACGCGTTCGTCTGGGACGTCAACAGCACTTATGTCGCACCGACCCGCGGCGATGTGAAGCGCCCTACCCCCGTGGTCGGCCTGGAGCCGGCACGTAATTTCCAGCGCAAGCTGTATGCCCAGGGTTACGCGGTGCCGATTCTGCGCCTGGACTTCAAGAAGCCAGCCAGCCAGCGCTTCAGCTATGCCCCCGAGGATCAGGTCATCGCGATCGGCGACCAGCCGGCAGCGCCGCGGCAGTATGTGCAGTCGGCGGACTGGGCATTGCGCCTCGACCCTGGCACTGGCCGTCAGGAATGGACCCTGACCGTAGTGCCCAGCGCACAGGGTCAGGCGATCCAGGCCAGCAACCCGCAGGCACTCTACGACGAGCTGCGTGCGCTGCGCGGCAGCGATGCGCAATGGCAGGAAAGCGAGCGCGAGCCCGGCAGCATGCGTCAGCAGTTAAGTTGCCTGATCGACAACTACCCCGCCAACAAGGTGTGGAATCTCGAACCATTTCGCCCGCTCGTCAGCCCGGCTGAAGCGGCCAGAGCCGGGTGCAACCCGTTCATCGCGCCGAGCTCACCGCTGATCGCCTCATCCGCCTGGTCGCAGTTCACCGACAGCGCCAGCGGTCAGCCCGTGTGGGGCTTGCGCGTGGTGCCGACCCAGGCCGGACGCAGTGCCAGCAATGAAGCGCTGTACGCAGAGCTGGAGCGCCTGCGTGGAACGGACCGCGAATGGCAGGAAGGCGGTCCCGGGAGCATGCGCATTCAGCTGGCCTGTCTGCAGAACAACTACCGGAACAAAGCCGACTGGAATCTGGAGCCCTACCGCCCGGCCGTGACTGCGGCGCAGGCCAAGGCACAAGGCTGTAATCCAACCTGA
- the leuA gene encoding 2-isopropylmalate synthase translates to MTMLKDPSKKYRAFPTIDLPDRTWPSKSITAAPIWCSSDLRDGNQSLIEPMDAEKKLRFWKTLVQVGVKEIEASFPAASQTDFDFVRSLIEDGHIPDDTTIQVLTQGREDLIARTFESLRGAKKAIVHLYNATCPAFRRIVFNTDKDGVKKIAVDAAKLFVKYAAQQPETEWTFQYSPETFSATELEFAKEVCDAVIEVWNPTPEHKIILNLPATVEVATPNVYADQIEWFCRNINRRDSVIISLHTHNDRGTGIAATELGLMAGADRAEGCLFGNGERTGNVDLVTLALNLYTQGIDPQLDFSDIDGVRKVVEECNQLPVHPRHPYVGDLVHTAFSGSHQDAIRKGLSKQQEGELWEVPYLPIDPADIGRSYEAVIRVNSQSGKGGITYLLEQEYGISLPRRMQIEFSQVVQGETDRLGLEMTAQQIYSLLHKEYLQANSPYALVSHRLQEENGHSAVEVEVAGEGETTLHWRGKGNGALEALVAGLPVAVEIMDYNEHAIGAGTNAKAAAYIELRVAGERPVHGVGIDENITTASFKALFSALNRSLSQQKAKAA, encoded by the coding sequence ATGACCATGCTCAAAGACCCGTCGAAGAAGTACCGCGCCTTCCCCACCATCGATTTGCCCGATCGCACCTGGCCGTCCAAGTCCATCACCGCCGCGCCGATCTGGTGCAGTTCCGACCTGCGTGATGGCAACCAGTCGCTGATCGAGCCGATGGATGCCGAGAAGAAGCTGCGCTTCTGGAAGACGCTGGTACAAGTGGGCGTGAAGGAAATCGAAGCCTCGTTCCCGGCCGCATCGCAGACCGACTTCGACTTCGTGCGCAGCCTGATCGAAGACGGCCATATCCCTGACGACACCACCATCCAGGTGCTCACCCAGGGCCGTGAAGACCTCATCGCACGCACCTTCGAATCCTTGCGTGGGGCGAAGAAAGCCATCGTCCACCTGTACAACGCCACTTGCCCGGCGTTCCGCCGCATCGTCTTCAACACCGACAAGGACGGCGTTAAGAAGATCGCCGTCGACGCCGCCAAGCTGTTCGTCAAGTACGCCGCGCAGCAACCGGAAACCGAATGGACCTTCCAGTACTCGCCCGAGACCTTCAGCGCCACCGAACTGGAGTTCGCCAAGGAAGTCTGCGATGCGGTGATCGAGGTATGGAACCCTACCCCTGAGCACAAGATCATCCTCAACCTGCCGGCGACCGTCGAAGTGGCCACGCCGAACGTCTACGCCGACCAGATCGAGTGGTTCTGCCGCAACATCAATCGCCGCGACAGCGTGATCATCAGCCTGCACACCCACAACGACCGCGGCACCGGCATCGCCGCCACCGAACTGGGCCTGATGGCCGGCGCCGACCGCGCTGAAGGCTGCCTGTTCGGCAATGGCGAGCGCACCGGCAACGTCGATCTGGTGACCCTGGCGCTCAACCTCTACACCCAGGGCATCGACCCGCAACTGGACTTCTCCGACATCGACGGCGTGCGCAAGGTGGTCGAGGAATGCAACCAGTTGCCGGTGCACCCACGCCATCCGTACGTTGGCGACCTGGTGCACACCGCGTTCTCCGGCTCGCACCAGGACGCCATCCGCAAGGGCCTGAGCAAGCAGCAAGAGGGCGAGCTGTGGGAAGTGCCTTACCTGCCAATCGACCCAGCCGACATCGGTCGCAGCTACGAGGCGGTGATTCGCGTCAACAGCCAGTCGGGCAAGGGCGGCATCACCTACCTGCTCGAACAGGAATACGGCATCAGCCTGCCGCGGCGCATGCAGATCGAGTTCAGCCAGGTCGTGCAGGGTGAAACCGACCGCCTGGGTCTGGAGATGACCGCGCAGCAGATCTACAGCCTGTTGCATAAGGAATACCTGCAAGCCAACAGCCCGTACGCGCTGGTCAGCCATCGCCTGCAGGAAGAAAACGGCCACAGCGCCGTGGAAGTGGAAGTCGCCGGCGAAGGTGAAACCACCCTGCACTGGCGCGGCAAGGGCAATGGCGCCCTGGAAGCGTTGGTCGCCGGCCTGCCGGTTGCCGTCGAGATCATGGACTACAACGAACACGCCATCGGCGCCGGCACCAACGCCAAGGCGGCAGCGTACATCGAACTGCGCGTGGCCGGTGAACGCCCGGTACACGGTGTTGGCATCGACGAAAACATCACCACCGCCAGCTTCAAGGCCCTGTTCAGCGCGCTGAACCGCTCGCTGAGCCAGCAGAAGGCCAAGGCAGCCTGA
- a CDS encoding M23 family metallopeptidase, producing MPRSLAPLFALCLILLAPLAQASYITRALNKPVPGGVAVVDLGPGANAPSARFDGKPVLVVKEQDNWLAIVGIPLTQKPGTATLTQGTRQLSFSVGSKKYPEQRITLKNQRQVNPNPADLKRIDRELAEQIKAYRSFSPTLPSNLILDKPVNGPLSSKFGVRRFFNGEERNPHAGLDFAVPAGTPIKTPANGKVILIGDYFFNGRTVFVDHGQGFISMFCHLSKIDVQNGQTLRRGEVVGRVGSTGRATGPHMHWNVSLNDARVDPAIFIGAFQP from the coding sequence ATGCCCCGCTCGCTCGCCCCGCTGTTCGCCCTTTGCCTGATTCTGCTGGCACCGCTGGCCCAGGCCAGCTACATCACCCGCGCGCTGAACAAGCCCGTGCCCGGCGGCGTGGCGGTGGTCGACCTCGGCCCTGGCGCCAACGCCCCCAGCGCCCGCTTCGACGGCAAGCCGGTGCTGGTGGTCAAGGAGCAGGACAACTGGCTGGCCATCGTCGGCATTCCGCTGACGCAGAAACCGGGCACCGCGACCCTCACCCAAGGCACGCGCCAGCTGTCCTTCAGCGTGGGCAGCAAGAAGTACCCCGAACAGCGCATCACCCTGAAGAACCAGCGCCAGGTCAATCCGAACCCGGCCGACCTCAAGCGCATCGACCGCGAACTGGCCGAGCAGATCAAGGCCTACCGCAGCTTCAGCCCGACCCTGCCGAGCAACCTGATACTCGACAAACCGGTCAACGGCCCGCTGTCGAGCAAGTTCGGCGTGCGCCGCTTCTTCAATGGCGAAGAGCGCAACCCCCACGCCGGCCTGGACTTCGCCGTACCGGCCGGAACACCGATCAAGACCCCGGCCAACGGCAAGGTGATTCTGATCGGCGACTACTTCTTCAATGGTCGCACGGTGTTCGTCGATCACGGCCAGGGCTTCATCAGCATGTTCTGCCACCTGTCGAAGATTGACGTGCAAAACGGCCAGACGCTGCGCCGGGGTGAGGTCGTCGGTCGCGTGGGTTCCACTGGGCGGGCGACAGGCCCGCACATGCACTGGAACGTCAGCCTGAACGATGCGCGGGTCGATCCGGCGATCTTCATTGGGGCGTTTCAGCCTTGA
- the xseA gene encoding exodeoxyribonuclease VII large subunit has translation MIKDPFDRLGLDREVLTVSQLNGRARVLLEDVFRSVWVEGELSNLARPASGHLYFTLKDSGAQIRCALFRQNAARVRQALRDGLAVRVRGRVSLFEGRGDYQLIVDALEPAGDGALRLAFEALKEKLSAEGLFSTERKRPLPAHPQRIGIISSPTGAVIRDIISVFGRRAPQVELNLIPTAVQGREAVAQIVRALQLADRQGFDALILARGGGSLEDLWCFNEEAVARAVAACVTPIVSAVGHETDVSISDFVADVRAPTPSAAAELLAPDSSGLRQRLETLQRRLVLRMRNRLAHEHLRVEGLTRRLRHPGERLRQQAQRLDDLDMRLRRAFAQDLQRRHERLSRLDMRLAAQHPGRALTLLSQRLDTLAERLPRAMRELLKDRRQRFQAQLQTLQVVSPLATLGRGYSILLDEHGHAVRSAAQTRNGQALTARLGEGELKVRVEDNFQTPVTLSLLD, from the coding sequence ATGATCAAAGACCCCTTCGACCGCCTCGGTCTGGACCGCGAAGTCCTCACCGTCAGCCAGCTCAACGGCCGCGCCCGGGTGCTGCTGGAAGATGTGTTCCGCAGTGTCTGGGTGGAAGGCGAGCTGTCCAACCTCGCCCGCCCGGCGTCCGGCCACCTGTATTTCACCCTCAAGGACAGCGGCGCGCAGATTCGCTGCGCGCTGTTCCGGCAGAACGCCGCGCGCGTGCGCCAGGCCCTGCGCGATGGTCTGGCAGTGCGGGTGCGCGGGCGGGTGTCGCTGTTCGAGGGGCGTGGCGACTATCAACTGATCGTCGACGCCTTGGAGCCGGCCGGTGACGGCGCGCTGCGCCTGGCCTTCGAGGCGCTGAAGGAAAAGCTCAGCGCCGAAGGCCTGTTCAGCACCGAGCGCAAGCGTCCGTTGCCCGCCCATCCGCAGCGTATCGGCATCATCAGTTCGCCGACCGGCGCGGTGATTCGCGACATCATCAGCGTGTTCGGCCGGCGCGCGCCACAGGTCGAGCTGAACCTGATCCCCACCGCCGTGCAGGGCCGCGAGGCAGTGGCGCAGATCGTTCGCGCCCTGCAACTGGCCGACCGCCAGGGCTTCGATGCGCTGATCCTGGCCCGCGGTGGCGGCTCGCTGGAAGACCTCTGGTGCTTCAACGAAGAGGCCGTGGCGCGCGCCGTGGCCGCCTGCGTCACGCCCATCGTCAGCGCAGTGGGGCATGAAACCGACGTGTCGATCAGCGACTTCGTCGCCGACGTGCGCGCCCCTACCCCTTCAGCCGCCGCCGAGCTGCTGGCGCCCGACAGCAGCGGCCTGCGCCAGCGCCTGGAAACCTTGCAGCGGCGCCTGGTGCTGCGCATGCGCAACCGCCTGGCCCACGAGCACCTGCGCGTCGAGGGCCTGACCCGCCGCCTGCGCCATCCCGGCGAACGCCTGCGCCAGCAGGCGCAGCGTCTCGATGACCTCGACATGCGCCTGCGCCGCGCCTTCGCGCAAGACCTGCAGCGCCGCCATGAGCGCCTGAGCCGCCTGGACATGCGCTTGGCGGCGCAGCATCCAGGGCGCGCGCTGACGCTGCTCAGCCAGCGCCTCGACACCCTGGCAGAACGCCTGCCACGGGCCATGCGCGAGCTGCTCAAGGACCGCCGCCAGCGCTTCCAGGCGCAGTTGCAGACCTTGCAGGTGGTCAGCCCGCTGGCAACCCTGGGCCGCGGCTACAGCATTCTGCTCGATGAACACGGCCACGCCGTGCGCAGCGCCGCGCAGACCCGCAACGGCCAGGCGCTGACCGCGCGCCTGGGCGAAGGCGAGCTGAAAGTGCGCGTCGAAGACAACTTCCAGACCCCGGTCACCCTCTCTTTACTGGACTGA
- a CDS encoding LysR family transcriptional regulator, whose protein sequence is MTSIRQLRYFVEIADCGGFTAAAERLYIAQSALSRQIRDLEQHLGTALFERTARQPRLTPAGLAFLERARPLLADLHKAEQLAQQVGQGLRGSLRISHSSTVPLTGTLLQRLGRYVRDNLGISLDIAQQSSEAQLSDIAEGRLDLGLLRLPVLRQHQDVQLLPLFNEPLLLAVADSHPLARADAVSLEDLRDERFVSIPHRQRGGLSYLAAGLCMEAGFFPQAAQVVSRKTTQLQLIQAGFGVALLPACMADIAAPSVRFVALREPCHSTVALACRRQPEPMLQQLLQALAGKAFSTSDDCPEPLEGHGTQLP, encoded by the coding sequence ATGACATCCATTCGCCAACTGCGCTATTTCGTTGAGATCGCCGATTGCGGCGGATTCACCGCTGCGGCCGAGCGGTTGTACATCGCCCAATCCGCCCTGAGCCGGCAGATTCGCGACCTCGAGCAGCACCTGGGCACGGCGCTGTTCGAGCGCACGGCGCGCCAGCCACGGCTGACGCCCGCCGGCCTCGCCTTTCTCGAACGCGCTCGGCCGCTGCTGGCCGACCTGCACAAGGCCGAGCAACTCGCGCAGCAGGTCGGCCAGGGCTTGCGTGGCAGCCTGCGCATCAGCCACTCCAGCACCGTACCGCTGACCGGCACGCTGCTGCAGCGGCTTGGCCGCTACGTGCGCGACAACCTTGGCATCAGCCTGGACATCGCCCAGCAGTCCTCCGAAGCACAACTGAGCGATATCGCCGAGGGGCGGCTGGATCTCGGCCTGCTGCGCTTGCCGGTATTGCGCCAGCATCAGGACGTGCAACTGCTGCCGTTGTTCAACGAACCGCTGCTGCTCGCCGTGGCGGACAGTCATCCACTGGCCAGGGCCGACGCGGTCAGCCTCGAGGATCTGCGCGACGAGCGTTTCGTCTCCATTCCCCACCGCCAGCGCGGTGGCCTCAGCTACCTGGCCGCCGGGCTGTGCATGGAGGCCGGTTTCTTCCCCCAGGCAGCGCAGGTGGTATCGCGCAAGACCACCCAACTGCAACTGATCCAGGCCGGCTTCGGCGTGGCCCTGCTGCCGGCGTGCATGGCCGACATCGCGGCGCCCTCGGTGCGCTTCGTAGCGCTGCGTGAGCCTTGCCACAGCACAGTGGCGCTGGCCTGCCGCCGGCAGCCCGAACCGATGCTGCAGCAATTGCTGCAGGCGCTGGCCGGGAAGGCCTTCAGCACGAGCGATGATTGCCCTGAGCCGCTTGAAGGCCACGGCACGCAACTGCCATGA
- a CDS encoding sulfite exporter TauE/SafE family protein, whose protein sequence is MIALSTFSLLDWLPIALAVGAAYIVFGIAGFGTALVAGPVLIHFMPLSRVIPLLVVLDFVAALGNLLPSRRDVVRAELLRLLPFMALGCTLGVVFLLQLKSELLLLLMGVFVTAYGIYGLAVKARPTRLSGLWAAPMGTIGGLFGAMFGSGGFLYAMYLSARLEVKEQVRATQSALISCSTVVRLALFLVAGVYADLSLLLLAVCLLPVMLAGLWLGRRLTRRLSREAFVQVITWLVLCSGIALIVRYLSA, encoded by the coding sequence ATGATTGCCTTATCCACGTTTTCCCTGCTCGACTGGCTGCCCATCGCGCTCGCCGTTGGCGCGGCCTATATCGTCTTCGGCATTGCAGGCTTCGGCACCGCGCTGGTGGCCGGGCCGGTGCTGATTCATTTCATGCCGCTGTCGCGGGTCATTCCGCTGCTGGTGGTGCTGGATTTCGTCGCCGCGCTGGGCAACCTGCTGCCCTCGCGGCGCGATGTAGTGCGCGCCGAGCTGCTGCGTCTGCTGCCGTTCATGGCGCTGGGTTGCACGCTGGGGGTGGTGTTTTTGCTGCAACTGAAATCCGAGCTGTTGCTGCTGTTGATGGGCGTGTTCGTGACCGCCTACGGCATTTATGGCCTGGCGGTCAAGGCGCGGCCCACGCGCTTGTCAGGGCTGTGGGCAGCGCCGATGGGCACGATCGGCGGACTGTTCGGGGCGATGTTCGGCAGCGGCGGCTTTCTCTATGCGATGTACTTGAGTGCGCGCCTTGAGGTCAAAGAGCAGGTCCGCGCGACGCAAAGCGCGTTGATCAGTTGCAGCACCGTGGTGCGCCTGGCGCTTTTCCTGGTGGCCGGGGTATACGCCGACCTCAGTCTGCTGCTGCTGGCGGTATGCCTGTTGCCGGTGATGTTAGCGGGGCTGTGGCTGGGGCGCCGGCTGACTCGCAGGCTGTCCCGCGAGGCCTTCGTGCAGGTGATCACCTGGCTGGTGCTGTGTAGCGGTATCGCGCTGATCGTGCGCTACCTCAGCGCCTGA
- the guaB gene encoding IMP dehydrogenase: MLRISQEALTFDDILLVPGYSEVLPNEVSLKTRLTRGIELNIPLVSAAMDTVTEARLAIAMAQEGGIGIVHKNMTIEQQASEVRKVKKFEAGVVKDPITIEADATVRDLFELTRMNNISGVPVLENGDLVGIVTSRDVRFETRLEARVRDVMTPKERLVTVREGADKNEVRELLHKHRLEKVLIVDGAFSLKGMMTVKDIEKAKAYPLASKDDQGRLRVGAAVGTGKDTGERVAALVAAGVDVVVVDTAHGHSKGVIERVRWVKETYPQVQVIGGNIATGAAAKALAEAGADAVKVGIGPGSICTTRIVAGVGVPQISAIANVAAALEGTGVPLIADGGIRFSGDLSKAIVAGASCVMMGSMFAGTEEAPGEVELFQGRSYKAYRGMGSLGAMAQAQGSSDRYFQDSSAGAEKLVPEGIEGRVPYKGALAAIIHQLMGGLRSSMGYTGSATIEQMRTVPEFVRITGAGMAESHVHDVQITKEAPNYRVG, from the coding sequence ATGCTGCGTATCAGCCAAGAAGCCCTGACCTTCGACGATATCCTCCTTGTACCCGGTTATTCCGAGGTGCTGCCCAATGAGGTCAGTCTCAAGACCCGTTTGACTCGTGGCATCGAGCTGAACATCCCCCTGGTTTCCGCCGCCATGGACACCGTCACCGAAGCCCGCCTGGCCATCGCCATGGCGCAGGAAGGCGGCATCGGTATCGTCCACAAGAACATGACCATCGAGCAGCAGGCCAGCGAGGTCCGCAAGGTCAAGAAGTTCGAGGCCGGCGTGGTCAAGGACCCGATCACCATCGAAGCCGACGCCACCGTGCGTGACCTGTTCGAACTGACCCGGATGAACAACATCTCCGGCGTTCCAGTGCTCGAGAACGGCGACCTGGTCGGCATCGTCACCTCCCGTGACGTGCGTTTCGAAACCCGTCTGGAAGCCCGCGTACGCGACGTGATGACGCCTAAAGAGCGTCTGGTCACCGTGCGTGAAGGCGCCGACAAGAACGAAGTCCGCGAGCTGCTGCACAAGCATCGTCTGGAAAAAGTCCTGATCGTCGACGGCGCCTTCAGCCTCAAGGGCATGATGACCGTCAAGGACATCGAGAAAGCCAAGGCCTACCCACTGGCAAGCAAGGACGACCAGGGTCGCCTGCGCGTCGGTGCGGCGGTCGGCACCGGCAAGGACACCGGCGAGCGCGTCGCCGCGCTGGTTGCCGCAGGTGTCGACGTGGTGGTGGTCGACACTGCCCACGGCCACTCCAAAGGCGTGATCGAACGCGTGCGCTGGGTCAAGGAAACCTACCCGCAGGTGCAGGTGATCGGCGGCAACATCGCTACCGGCGCTGCGGCCAAGGCACTGGCTGAAGCCGGCGCCGATGCGGTCAAGGTCGGCATCGGCCCAGGTTCGATCTGCACCACCCGTATCGTCGCAGGCGTCGGCGTGCCGCAGATCAGCGCCATCGCCAACGTCGCCGCCGCCCTCGAAGGCACTGGCGTTCCGCTGATCGCCGATGGCGGCATCCGCTTCTCCGGCGACCTGTCCAAGGCCATCGTCGCAGGCGCCTCGTGCGTGATGATGGGTTCGATGTTCGCCGGCACCGAAGAAGCGCCGGGTGAAGTCGAGCTGTTCCAGGGCCGTTCGTACAAGGCCTACCGCGGCATGGGCTCGCTGGGTGCCATGGCCCAGGCGCAAGGCTCGTCCGACCGTTACTTCCAGGATTCCTCGGCCGGCGCCGAGAAGCTGGTTCCCGAAGGCATCGAAGGCCGCGTTCCTTACAAAGGCGCACTGGCCGCGATCATTCACCAGCTGATGGGCGGCCTGCGGTCTTCCATGGGCTACACCGGCAGCGCCACCATCGAGCAGATGCGTACCGTGCCGGAGTTCGTACGCATCACCGGTGCCGGCATGGCCGAATCCCACGTGCATGACGTGCAGATAACCAAGGAAGCCCCGAACTACCGCGTCGGTTAA
- the guaA gene encoding glutamine-hydrolyzing GMP synthase, translating into MALDIHAHRILILDFGSQYTQLIARRVREIGVYCELHPFDMDDEAIRAFNPRGIILAGGPESVHEANSPRAPQAVFDLGVPLLGICYGMQTMAEQMGGKVAGSELREFGYARVDVVGKSRLLDGIEDHIDADGVLGLDVWMSHGDKVTQMPAGFNVLASTPSCPIAGMFDDARGYYGVQFHPEVTHTKQGGRILSRFIQDICGCEALWTPSNIVEDAIAQVREQVGSANVLLGLSGGVDSSVVAALLHRAIGDQLTCVFVDNGLLRLHEGDQVMAMFKENMGVKVIRADAEAQFLDNLAGEADPEKKRKIIGRTFIDIFDAEASKLENIQFLAQGTIYPDVIESAGAKSGKAHVIKSHHNVGGLPEEMNLKLVEPLRELFKDEVRKIGLELGLPYDMVYRHPFPGPGLGVRILGEVKKEYADILRRADHIFIEELRKADWYHKTSQAFVVFQPVKSVGVVGDGRRYAWVVALRAVETIDFMTARWAHLPYELLETVSGRIINEIEGISRVTYDVSSKPPATIEWE; encoded by the coding sequence ATGGCCCTCGATATCCACGCCCACCGTATCCTGATCCTCGACTTCGGTTCCCAGTACACCCAACTGATCGCCCGCCGCGTGCGCGAGATCGGCGTGTACTGCGAGCTGCACCCGTTCGACATGGACGACGAGGCGATCCGCGCCTTCAACCCACGCGGCATCATCCTCGCCGGCGGCCCTGAGTCGGTGCATGAAGCCAACAGCCCGCGCGCACCGCAGGCAGTGTTCGACCTCGGCGTACCGCTGCTGGGCATCTGCTACGGCATGCAGACCATGGCCGAACAGATGGGCGGCAAGGTGGCCGGTTCCGAACTGCGTGAATTCGGCTACGCCCGCGTCGACGTGGTTGGCAAGAGCCGCCTGCTCGATGGCATCGAAGACCACATCGACGCCGACGGCGTGCTGGGCCTGGACGTGTGGATGAGCCACGGCGACAAGGTCACGCAGATGCCAGCCGGCTTCAACGTGCTGGCCAGCACCCCGAGCTGCCCGATCGCCGGCATGTTCGACGATGCTCGCGGCTACTACGGCGTGCAGTTCCACCCGGAAGTGACCCACACCAAGCAGGGCGGTCGCATCCTCTCGCGCTTCATCCAGGACATCTGCGGCTGCGAAGCGCTGTGGACCCCGTCCAACATCGTCGAAGACGCCATCGCCCAGGTGCGTGAGCAGGTCGGTTCGGCCAACGTTCTGCTGGGGCTGTCCGGCGGTGTCGATTCTTCGGTTGTCGCCGCGCTGCTGCACCGCGCCATCGGCGACCAGCTGACCTGCGTGTTCGTCGATAACGGCCTGCTGCGCCTGCACGAAGGCGACCAGGTGATGGCCATGTTCAAGGAGAACATGGGCGTCAAGGTCATCCGCGCCGACGCCGAAGCGCAGTTCCTCGACAACCTGGCCGGCGAAGCCGACCCGGAGAAGAAGCGCAAGATCATCGGCCGCACCTTCATCGACATCTTCGATGCCGAAGCCAGCAAACTGGAAAACATCCAGTTCCTCGCCCAAGGCACCATCTACCCCGACGTGATCGAGTCGGCCGGCGCCAAGAGCGGCAAGGCCCACGTGATCAAATCGCACCACAACGTCGGCGGCCTGCCGGAAGAAATGAACCTCAAGCTGGTCGAACCACTGCGCGAGCTGTTCAAGGACGAAGTGCGCAAGATCGGCCTGGAACTGGGCCTGCCGTACGACATGGTCTACCGCCACCCATTCCCCGGCCCAGGCCTGGGCGTGCGTATCCTCGGTGAAGTGAAGAAGGAGTACGCCGACATCCTGCGCCGCGCCGACCACATCTTCATCGAAGAACTGCGCAAAGCCGACTGGTACCACAAGACCAGCCAGGCCTTCGTGGTGTTCCAGCCGGTGAAGTCGGTCGGCGTCGTCGGCGACGGCCGCCGCTACGCCTGGGTCGTCGCCCTGCGCGCCGTGGAAACCATCGACTTCATGACCGCCCGCTGGGCCCACCTGCCGTACGAACTGCTGGAAACCGTCAGCGGCCGCATCATCAACGAGATCGAAGGCATCTCGCGCGTGACCTACGACGTCTCGAGCAAGCCGCCGGCGACGATTGAGTGGGAATGA
- a CDS encoding TetR/AcrR family transcriptional regulator, whose translation MGRKPTITRDGLLDVAEALVREQGGAALTIGALAKAAGISKGGVQYTFPSRDELLRSLIERWTRRFDAMLDEAATDDPVAFIRSYIAATRTSQQAMDAKTAGLMVSYLENPEHLRETRDWYRGIFQRLAGDSPHASAARVAFLAVEGLFLLRINGIDEDGDWTGFLDDVEAVLGRLV comes from the coding sequence GTGGGTAGAAAACCAACCATCACCCGCGACGGGCTGCTGGATGTGGCCGAAGCACTGGTACGCGAACAAGGCGGCGCCGCGCTGACCATCGGCGCCCTGGCAAAGGCCGCAGGCATCTCAAAGGGCGGCGTGCAATACACCTTCCCCAGCCGCGACGAGCTGCTGCGCAGCCTGATCGAACGCTGGACCCGCCGCTTCGACGCGATGCTCGACGAGGCCGCCACGGACGACCCAGTGGCGTTCATTCGCAGCTACATCGCCGCCACCCGCACCTCACAGCAGGCCATGGATGCCAAGACTGCGGGGTTGATGGTCAGCTACCTGGAAAACCCCGAGCATCTGCGCGAGACCCGCGACTGGTACCGCGGCATCTTCCAACGCCTGGCCGGCGACTCACCGCACGCCAGCGCCGCCCGAGTGGCGTTCCTCGCCGTCGAAGGGCTGTTTCTGCTGCGCATCAACGGCATCGACGAAGATGGCGACTGGACGGGGTTTCTGGATGATGTGGAGGCGGTGTTGGGGCGGTTGGTGTAG